A segment of the Mangrovimonas sp. YM274 genome:
TGGCCATTGCCGAAGAACAAGGTTTAGATCTTGTAGAGATATCACCAAAAGCTGATCCTCCTGTTTGTAAGGTTATGGATTATAAAAAGTTTCTTTACGAACAAAAGAAACGTGATAAAGCCTTAAAAGCAAAAGCGTCTAAAGTTGTTGTAAAAGAAATTCGTTTTGGCCCTCAAACCGATGACCACGATTACGAATTCAAAAAGAAACACGCTGAGAAATTCCTTAAAGAAGGAGCAAAGCTAAAAGCCTTTGTATTTTTTAAAGGACGTTCTATCGTGTTTAAAGAGCAAGGACAAATTTTATTGTTACGATTGGCGCAAGACCTTGAAGAATTTGGTAAAGTAGAACAAATGCCAAAATTGGAAGGAAAGCGAATGACCATGTTCATTGCTCCCAAAAAAACGAAATAACACCTAATTATTAGGTAAACAATAATAAGCGAAACGTAAATTAAAAACTAGGAGAAAGATGCCTAAAATGAAAACTAAATCAAGTGCCAAGAAACGTTTTAAACTTACTGGCACTGGTAAGATTAAAAGAAAGCACGCTTTTAAAAGTCACATTTTGACTAAAAAATCTAAAAAGCGTAAACTTGCCTTGACTCATGATACATTAGTACATAAGTCAGACGAGGACAATGTTAAAACCATGTTACGTTTAAAGTAATATCGGTCTTTAACCGGTTAACAAATTTATAAACCCTGGAGTTAGGCAAAACTATTTAGCAAGTACCTTTTTAGGTCGCCTACTACAAAAAAACAAATTAAGAAATGCCAAGATCAGTAAATTCAGTTGCAAAGAGAGCCAGAAGAAAAAAGGTTCTTAAGCAGGCCAAAGGTTACTTTGGAAGACGTAAAAACGTTTGGACAGTAGCCAAAAATGCGGTTGACAAAGCGATGCAATACTCGTATAGAGACCGTAGAAACAAAAAGAGAACTTTCCGTGCTTTGTGGATTCAACGTATCAATGCGGGAGCTAGATTACACGGAATGTCATATTCTAAGTTTATGGGAGCCCTTAAAGCTAACAATATCGAATTGAACCGTAAGGTTCTTGCAGATTTAGCGATGAACAACCCAGAAGCTTTTGAAGCAATCGTAAACAAAGTAAAGTAAGGCGTTCGCCTAAATAATAACAACAATTCGCTTATAAAAATCCGATTCTATTTGAATCGGATTTTTTTTGTTTACAGCCATATAAATGTTACATTTAATTATTTAAATGTGTTATGGCATTATTGAATGTGATAAGAAACCGCGTCTTTTGGACATTAGATTTTTTAAAAGGCTCGCCCATCCATACTCACTTAAGAGACATTGAAACCATTTTAAATTCTCCTGCTTCAACAACTTCGGAGGAGTACCGAAATCTTCACCTTCGCAACTTGTTGGATCACGCCACTAAAAGTACACCTTATTACCAAGCATATTTTAATTACAAATCTCTCGAAGATTTCCCTGTCATTCAAAAAACCATCATTCAACATAATTTTGAAAGCTTTCGGGCTTCAAATTACAAGGAAAAAGCGTCATTTAAGGTGGCTACTAGTGGTTCTACAGGAGTCCCCTTTTTTCTTTTTCAGGATAAGAATAAAAGATTTAGAAATACGGCAGATGTTATCTACTTTTCCAAATTGAGCAACTACAACATTGGAAATAGACTTTACAACTTGGAAGTTTGGCGAAAACACAATCAAAAATCGTCCATTCAATCTTACCTACAAAACATCATACAATTGGATATTACAAGATTGGATGACCAAAATTGTGAATTATTTTTAAATAGGCTACAAAGAGATAAACAAACCAAAACCATTCTTGGATTTGCTTCAGCCTTAGAGATTATTTGTCAATACCTGGAACGCTCGCAAAAAAAGCACATACCACCAAAAAAACTAACTTCTATAATTGCCAATGCAGAGCATTTAAATAGTTTCACAAAATCTCAACTTCATACCTATTTTGACGTGCCTATTTTATCCAGATACTCAAATGAAGAATTAGGAATTATAGCACAGCAAACCATTGAATCTCCAGATCACTACATAATAAATCATGCCAGCTATTTTATTGAAATATTAGACTTGGATACCGATGAAACTGTTGCTCCTGGTCATCCCGGTCGTATTGTTGTAACGGATCTCTTTAACTATTGCATGCCAATAATACGATATGACACTGGCGATATAGGACAATTGAACAAACATGAAAACGGCGTGACAAAACTGGAATACATTGAAGGTAGAAAAATGGATTTAATACATGATACAAGTGGGCAAATTATCTCATCCTTTATAGTTTATACCAAATTCTATAAATACTATTCTTATTTCAAGCAATTTCAATTTATTCAAGAAGCCAAGAATAAGTATACCGTCAAGCTTAATATCCATGATAATTTTCCCTATGAAGAAGATCTCATCGCCGATATTAAACAAGATTTTGGCCATGATGCCGAAGTGGAAATTCATTATGTTGACGAAATCCCAACACTTTCTTCAGGAAAACGAAAAAAGGTGTTAAACAACATTATGAAATATTAGCTCCCTTTACCCATATATTTTTAGTCCTCTTTATAAATTTAAAAACATAGGGAACTGGATCTTTAACTACATACTTCATTTGGGTGTTTTTAAGAATAAACAATTGATCTATCAAAATAGTCTTGTCCTCTTGAAAAAGTTTAATAAGCCCTTTTAAATTATAAAATCTTGCATTCTTATAGTCATCTGGAATAATTTGCTCCCCCATACTTGCCAAACAGTATAAATAGGGGAAATTAACACCAGCAATTTCCGAACCTTCCATTGATGACCAAAATCGAGTATTGATCTCAATAATTTTGTAATCACCTTTATCTCTATCGTATCGTAAATCTACATGAGCAATACCAGACCAATTCAATTTTGACATCAAGGATTCAACAATCTTATAAACCCGTTCTTCTTTAATGAATTCCATTCCAGATAATGGCCCAAGCGCATTCACTGCTTTTTGGAGTTCCTTTTGTATAGTATATGACACAATCTTACCGTCTTTACACAAAACACTACATCCCACATCATACCCTTCAATAAATTCTTGTATTAAAAAATGCTTTCCAAACTCTGCTCTCTTAAAATATAAGTCTTCCTCCTCCCTATTATGCAGTAACCAAACTCCTTGTCCGCCACCATACCCCTCTACTGGCTTAACAATTAAAGGATATTCTAGCACCTTGTCCCGAGCCCCTCCATTCATATATATAGTTTTCGGAACGGCCATATTATGATTTTGTAAAAACTTTACAAGAGAATTTTTATTTATAGCGGTGTCAAAGTTTTCTAAGGACGCCAACAAACCAAGTGCTTTAGGGTTTTTAATTTTCTCTTGATAAGCAATAAGCCTTCGTATTCCGGTCTCGAAAATTGGCATAATTACATCGATAGGATACTTATCTAGCTCTTTGTTAATATAATCTATCCAAATATTGCCATCAGTAGTTTCGGGATAATATGAAAACCTATGAATATTTCGTGAAAGCCGCATTGCAATCCATTTCTGGTTGGACATAACATGTATTTTAACCCCCCTACTTTGCGCAAGGCAATTCACAACATAAATCAACATATGACTTTCCCCGTCAGGAATCAACACAGAAATTTCCATAATACATGGGCATACCTTATCATTTGTTTTCTCGAAGATAGCACAATTCCCACATTAAAACACAAGAAAAATAAATATAAACCACTGAAAAACAGCTATCTATGTTAATTTTCATATATTTGTATCGAACTAGATTAATAGCATATGGTACAAATATCAATTCTAATCATATGCAATCATGAAAATCAAAACGAACCCTCACCACCTTTACTCCATATTGTTTGGAGTAATTATGACCTTAGGCATTTATAGCTGCCAAGTAGAACCATTAAATTCAGGAGAAACTTCAGTAATTGACACAGATTCTTCTGCAAAGCAACCAGCTCCAGCCACCTTTGTCGATTGTAATGAAACTTATTCAGAAACGGACCTATTAGCAGGACAAAACATACTTGTTGGTACGGTGAAAGTAGAAGTTGAAGGAAGCGATTACAAAATTACCTACTCAATTACCAATAGTAAATATTGTATTACTCAAACCCATTTATCTGTCGCCACCACCCCATTGGATTTTCCTGTAAACCAACCTGGCAACCCTCAAGTAGGTCATTTTGAAGAAAATGACAGATGGGACTGTGTCGATGAAGTGGTATACTTTGCCCCTA
Coding sequences within it:
- a CDS encoding ATP-grasp domain-containing protein — its product is MSNQKWIAMRLSRNIHRFSYYPETTDGNIWIDYINKELDKYPIDVIMPIFETGIRRLIAYQEKIKNPKALGLLASLENFDTAINKNSLVKFLQNHNMAVPKTIYMNGGARDKVLEYPLIVKPVEGYGGGQGVWLLHNREEEDLYFKRAEFGKHFLIQEFIEGYDVGCSVLCKDGKIVSYTIQKELQKAVNALGPLSGMEFIKEERVYKIVESLMSKLNWSGIAHVDLRYDRDKGDYKIIEINTRFWSSMEGSEIAGVNFPYLYCLASMGEQIIPDDYKNARFYNLKGLIKLFQEDKTILIDQLFILKNTQMKYVVKDPVPYVFKFIKRTKNIWVKGANIS
- the rplT gene encoding 50S ribosomal protein L20 gives rise to the protein MPRSVNSVAKRARRKKVLKQAKGYFGRRKNVWTVAKNAVDKAMQYSYRDRRNKKRTFRALWIQRINAGARLHGMSYSKFMGALKANNIELNRKVLADLAMNNPEAFEAIVNKVK
- a CDS encoding CoF synthetase; the protein is MALLNVIRNRVFWTLDFLKGSPIHTHLRDIETILNSPASTTSEEYRNLHLRNLLDHATKSTPYYQAYFNYKSLEDFPVIQKTIIQHNFESFRASNYKEKASFKVATSGSTGVPFFLFQDKNKRFRNTADVIYFSKLSNYNIGNRLYNLEVWRKHNQKSSIQSYLQNIIQLDITRLDDQNCELFLNRLQRDKQTKTILGFASALEIICQYLERSQKKHIPPKKLTSIIANAEHLNSFTKSQLHTYFDVPILSRYSNEELGIIAQQTIESPDHYIINHASYFIEILDLDTDETVAPGHPGRIVVTDLFNYCMPIIRYDTGDIGQLNKHENGVTKLEYIEGRKMDLIHDTSGQIISSFIVYTKFYKYYSYFKQFQFIQEAKNKYTVKLNIHDNFPYEEDLIADIKQDFGHDAEVEIHYVDEIPTLSSGKRKKVLNNIMKY
- the infC gene encoding translation initiation factor IF-3, which translates into the protein MRRHRNNFKREQKEDQHRINSKIRAEKVRLVGDNVEVGIYDIRPALAIAEEQGLDLVEISPKADPPVCKVMDYKKFLYEQKKRDKALKAKASKVVVKEIRFGPQTDDHDYEFKKKHAEKFLKEGAKLKAFVFFKGRSIVFKEQGQILLLRLAQDLEEFGKVEQMPKLEGKRMTMFIAPKKTK
- the rpmI gene encoding 50S ribosomal protein L35, with the protein product MPKMKTKSSAKKRFKLTGTGKIKRKHAFKSHILTKKSKKRKLALTHDTLVHKSDEDNVKTMLRLK